Proteins from a genomic interval of Salinarchaeum sp. Harcht-Bsk1:
- a CDS encoding GIY-YIG nuclease family protein, with amino-acid sequence MADHYVYVLRCSDDSLYTGYTTDPERRVAEHDAGDGAKYTQSRTPVELVYVEEHASRSAALSREHEIKSLSKREKERLVGGE; translated from the coding sequence GTGGCCGACCACTACGTCTACGTACTGCGGTGTTCCGACGACAGTCTCTACACCGGCTACACCACGGATCCGGAGCGACGCGTCGCGGAACACGACGCTGGCGACGGCGCGAAGTACACGCAGTCCCGCACGCCCGTGGAACTCGTCTACGTCGAGGAACACGCCTCTCGATCGGCGGCGCTCTCCCGCGAGCACGAGATCAAATCGCTGTCGAAGCGGGAGAAGGAGCGGCTGGTCGGGGGCGAGTGA
- a CDS encoding PadR family transcriptional regulator, whose translation MTKWLQSGLRRDVCIVLAGEGELHGQQLKARIAAHYDERIDPSTFYGALEALVETGHLEVHEDGLHDAYALTDAGRSMVEEQFAWMRSHVES comes from the coding sequence GTGACCAAGTGGCTCCAGAGCGGGCTTCGCCGAGACGTCTGCATCGTCCTCGCTGGGGAGGGCGAACTCCACGGCCAGCAACTCAAAGCGCGGATCGCAGCGCACTACGACGAGCGAATCGACCCGTCGACGTTCTACGGCGCCCTCGAGGCCCTCGTCGAGACGGGTCACCTCGAGGTTCACGAGGACGGCCTCCACGACGCCTACGCGCTGACCGATGCTGGACGATCGATGGTCGAGGAGCAGTTCGCGTGGATGCGATCGCACGTCGAATCCTGA
- a CDS encoding nitroreductase family protein has product MDVTDVIQTAISVREFTDEPVDTETKRAILDAGHLSQSGHNSQHWRPILVDDADDLARLAELSTSGSWVADADFAVVIVTNPERHYHEIDAGRTITHMQFAAWDRGIGSCIYTGFHEAGTRECLDVPEDLEVTAVIGFGHPTFDVESLRGRKDREPLDEIVSHGRYGNPLALSD; this is encoded by the coding sequence ATGGACGTCACGGACGTCATCCAGACGGCGATTTCCGTCCGCGAGTTCACGGACGAACCAGTCGATACGGAGACCAAACGAGCGATTCTCGACGCCGGCCACCTCTCCCAGAGTGGCCACAACAGTCAGCACTGGCGACCGATCCTCGTCGACGACGCCGACGATCTGGCTCGGCTAGCCGAACTCAGTACCTCTGGTTCGTGGGTCGCCGACGCCGATTTTGCCGTGGTGATCGTCACGAATCCGGAGCGACACTACCACGAGATCGACGCGGGGCGAACGATCACGCACATGCAGTTCGCCGCCTGGGACCGTGGCATCGGCTCCTGCATCTACACGGGGTTTCACGAGGCCGGCACTCGCGAGTGTCTCGACGTCCCCGAGGATCTCGAGGTAACCGCAGTCATCGGATTCGGCCACCCCACGTTCGACGTGGAAAGCCTTCGCGGACGGAAAGACAGGGAACCACTGGACGAAATCGTCTCCCACGGACGGTACGGGAATCCGCTCGCGCTTTCCGACTGA
- the larB gene encoding nickel pincer cofactor biosynthesis protein LarB has protein sequence MRDILDAVASGDLSPAEAEAELTGYASVDAGRFDAAREQRRGVPEAILADGKTAAEIAELATTAVATAGRAIVTRIDDPAANAVAAILSEEAPEATVRWNDRAKMLVAHAPSYEPPRFDATVGIVTGGTSDAEPAGEAAMIAGEMGARVDLIEDVGVAGIARVLDRLERLRESDVLVVAAGREGALPTVVAGLVHVPVIGLPVSSGYGFGGEGEAALAGMLQSCTVISAVNVDAGFVAGAQAGLIARAVAGAWE, from the coding sequence ATGCGCGACATTCTCGACGCAGTCGCTTCGGGCGACCTCTCGCCCGCCGAGGCGGAGGCCGAACTGACTGGCTACGCTTCCGTCGACGCCGGTCGGTTCGACGCCGCACGCGAGCAACGCCGCGGCGTCCCGGAGGCGATCCTCGCCGACGGCAAGACGGCCGCCGAGATTGCCGAACTGGCAACGACCGCCGTCGCCACTGCAGGCAGGGCGATCGTGACGCGTATCGACGACCCTGCAGCCAACGCAGTCGCGGCGATCCTCTCGGAAGAGGCACCCGAGGCGACTGTCCGCTGGAACGATCGTGCCAAGATGCTGGTCGCCCACGCCCCGTCGTACGAACCACCTCGCTTCGACGCGACCGTCGGCATCGTGACTGGTGGCACTTCCGACGCCGAGCCTGCGGGCGAGGCTGCGATGATCGCGGGCGAGATGGGGGCGCGCGTCGATCTGATCGAGGACGTCGGCGTAGCTGGGATCGCGCGGGTCCTCGATCGACTCGAACGCCTCCGCGAATCGGACGTGCTGGTCGTGGCAGCGGGGCGCGAGGGCGCGCTGCCGACGGTCGTCGCTGGACTCGTCCACGTTCCCGTCATCGGGTTGCCTGTCTCGAGTGGCTACGGATTCGGCGGCGAGGGTGAAGCGGCGCTCGCGGGGATGCTCCAGTCCTGCACCGTCATCTCGGCCGTGAACGTGGACGCCGGCTTCGTCGCCGGTGCGCAGGCGGGGCTGATCGCCAGGGCCGTGGCTGGAGCGTGGGAGTAG
- a CDS encoding alanine--glyoxylate aminotransferase family protein: protein MTKKQEYTGDYDDKTLYIPGPTEVREDVIEEMAQPMFGHRMDRMTDLYTTIVEDTKEFLGTDNEVIILTASGTEFWEASTLNLVDENILVPTCGSFSERHANVAERLGKNVDRLEYDWGQAIKPEDIRAELESSEKHYDVVATVMNESSTGVRNPIEEIGDVVAEYPDTYFVVDAVSALGGDYVDIDEHGIDVIFASTQKAFAMPPGLAVCVVSDEAYDRELEKDSASWYGGFQRCLDYYDRKGQTHSTPAIPVMLAYRKQMKYMLEEGHQERSERHAEMTEYTHEWAREHFDLFAEEGYRSQTVSCIENTQGIDVAATIDAVSEEYDMAFSNGYGSALGEKTFRIGHMGEHDVESIRALTDAIEDVAGL from the coding sequence GTGACGAAGAAACAGGAGTACACCGGCGACTACGACGACAAGACGCTGTACATTCCGGGCCCGACGGAGGTCCGCGAGGACGTCATCGAGGAAATGGCTCAGCCGATGTTCGGCCACCGGATGGACCGGATGACTGATCTCTACACAACGATCGTCGAGGACACGAAGGAGTTCCTCGGCACGGACAACGAGGTCATCATTCTGACCGCCTCCGGCACCGAGTTCTGGGAGGCCTCGACGCTCAACCTCGTCGACGAGAACATCCTCGTCCCGACCTGCGGGAGTTTCAGTGAACGCCACGCCAACGTCGCCGAACGGCTCGGAAAGAACGTCGACCGTCTCGAGTACGACTGGGGCCAGGCGATCAAGCCCGAGGACATCCGCGCAGAACTCGAATCCAGCGAGAAGCACTACGACGTCGTCGCGACCGTGATGAACGAGTCCTCGACCGGCGTCCGGAACCCCATCGAGGAGATCGGCGACGTGGTCGCTGAGTACCCGGACACGTACTTCGTCGTCGACGCCGTCTCAGCGCTCGGCGGCGATTACGTCGACATCGACGAGCACGGGATCGACGTCATCTTCGCCTCGACCCAGAAGGCGTTCGCGATGCCGCCGGGGCTCGCGGTCTGCGTCGTCAGCGACGAGGCCTACGACCGCGAACTCGAGAAGGACTCCGCCTCCTGGTACGGCGGCTTCCAGCGCTGTCTCGACTACTACGATCGGAAGGGCCAGACCCACTCCACGCCAGCGATTCCGGTCATGCTGGCCTACCGGAAGCAGATGAAGTACATGCTCGAAGAGGGCCACCAGGAGCGCTCCGAGCGTCACGCGGAAATGACCGAGTACACCCACGAGTGGGCCAGGGAGCACTTCGACCTCTTCGCCGAGGAAGGCTACCGCTCCCAGACCGTCTCTTGCATCGAGAACACCCAGGGGATCGACGTCGCGGCGACGATCGACGCCGTCTCCGAGGAGTACGACATGGCCTTCTCGAACGGCTACGGCTCCGCGCTCGGCGAGAAGACGTTCCGCATCGGCCACATGGGCGAGCACGACGTCGAGAGCATCAGAGCGCTCACCGACGCCATTGAGGACGTCGCCGGCCTGTAA
- a CDS encoding heme o synthase, whose amino-acid sequence MTAETTPEDDSFATLLAVTAIGAYLLVILGATNAVSEAATTCSTWPVCDGALGALEEPEVAIALGHRTAALLVGGLVLAATALALRRPTSRRVRASLLLALGLYPVQVGLGAVAATSGGAAGFLGVLHLGFGLAIFGGILAALAWSLDAQTASAADREPLEAPEPVTADADAQPRDIPASGLGRAKLVALAYFRMTKPRLMWLLCLVAAAGMALAAGAGVSPRVFALTMLGGVLAIGASGTFNNVLERDVDRRMNRTSDRPLAVDLVPVRNAILFGLMLAAGSLAAFLAINRLAAILGLTAIAYYSVIYTVVLKPNTVQNTVIGGGAGALPALIGWAAVTNEIGLPALALAGVIFLWTPAHFYNLALAYKEDYARGGFPMLPVVRGEATARRHVIWYLGATLAAAAVLSTVSSLGPLFALTSVLAGGAFLWAAIRLHREQTESAALRSFHASNAYLGLVLLAIIVDTVAL is encoded by the coding sequence GTGACTGCCGAGACCACCCCAGAGGACGACTCCTTCGCGACGTTACTTGCCGTGACGGCGATCGGCGCGTACCTCCTCGTGATTCTCGGCGCGACCAACGCCGTCTCCGAGGCAGCCACGACCTGCTCCACGTGGCCGGTCTGCGACGGCGCGCTGGGCGCACTCGAGGAGCCCGAAGTGGCGATCGCCCTCGGCCATCGGACCGCAGCGCTCCTCGTCGGCGGTCTCGTCCTCGCCGCCACAGCGCTCGCCCTCCGACGGCCCACCAGTCGCCGCGTTCGGGCGTCCTTGCTCCTCGCACTCGGTCTCTATCCAGTCCAGGTCGGTCTCGGTGCAGTCGCTGCGACATCTGGCGGGGCCGCCGGGTTCCTCGGCGTGCTCCACCTCGGATTCGGCCTCGCGATCTTCGGCGGTATCCTCGCTGCACTCGCCTGGTCGCTCGACGCACAGACCGCGAGCGCGGCAGATCGCGAGCCCCTGGAGGCCCCCGAACCGGTGACCGCCGACGCTGACGCCCAGCCACGAGATATTCCCGCCAGTGGCCTCGGCCGTGCAAAACTCGTCGCACTCGCCTACTTCCGTATGACGAAGCCACGGCTGATGTGGCTGCTCTGTCTCGTGGCGGCAGCCGGGATGGCCCTCGCTGCGGGCGCTGGCGTCTCCCCGCGGGTCTTCGCGCTGACGATGCTCGGCGGCGTCCTCGCCATCGGTGCGAGTGGCACGTTCAACAACGTCCTCGAACGGGACGTCGACCGACGGATGAACCGGACTTCCGACCGGCCGCTCGCGGTGGATCTCGTTCCGGTCAGGAACGCGATCCTCTTCGGCCTCATGCTCGCCGCAGGTTCGCTGGCCGCCTTCCTCGCGATCAATCGTCTCGCGGCGATCCTGGGGCTCACCGCGATCGCGTACTACAGCGTGATCTACACCGTCGTACTGAAGCCCAACACCGTCCAGAACACCGTGATCGGCGGTGGCGCCGGGGCCCTCCCGGCGCTCATCGGCTGGGCAGCTGTGACCAACGAGATCGGACTTCCGGCGCTCGCGCTGGCCGGCGTGATCTTCCTGTGGACGCCCGCACACTTCTACAACCTCGCGCTGGCGTACAAGGAGGACTACGCCCGTGGTGGATTCCCCATGCTACCGGTCGTCCGTGGCGAGGCGACCGCTCGTCGTCACGTGATCTGGTACCTCGGAGCGACGCTCGCCGCGGCGGCGGTCCTGAGCACCGTCTCGTCGCTCGGACCGCTGTTCGCGCTGACGAGCGTCCTCGCGGGCGGTGCGTTCCTCTGGGCCGCCATCCGCCTCCACAGGGAGCAGACCGAGTCCGCCGCGCTTCGATCCTTCCACGCCTCGAACGCGTATCTCGGCCTGGTGCTGCTCGCCATCATCGTGGACACCGTCGCCCTGTAA
- the ligA gene encoding NAD-dependent DNA ligase LigA — MADADNPYLEDPPTDFEPTDDLSEDRASEQAALLREAIREHDRRYYVEHDPVIADRTYDALFDRLVDLEEAFDLETADSPTNRVGGEPVDEFPTVEHVAPMLSIDQSGEESEVRAFDDRVRREVGEVTYVCEPKFDGVSLEVVYQDGHLQRVVTRGDGVEGDGVTNNARTVPSIPQRLSGDPPSDLTVRGELYMPRDDFQAYNRELVERGEEPFANPRNATAGTIRQQDPSVVAERPLAFVAFGVLDTSDPWPSRWAEHTALPELGLPVSDRVERHDSIDGVIAYRDELVATRDDLDFEVDGAVVKVNDREQQETLGTTSRHPRWAFAYKFPPRSEETTVRDVVLQVGRTGRATPVALMDPVDVGGVTVSRASLHNPEQIAELGVSIGDRVRVERAGDVIPQVVEVLDGANEDVHFKYPDECPACGTELERDGPIARCPAGLECPAQRRRSIQHYASRGALDIEGLGEETVDLLVDEGLVETPADLYELTVEDLADLEGFGERAATRLVDAIQDAREPDLSDFVTALGIPEVGGTTARTLARTFGSLDALRNATTDELEAVDDVGPIVAERIRDFFEADANQRVLDDLLEHVDPQAPDVEIGGGPFEGETIVFTGSLPSMTRQEATEQVERQGGNVTSSVSSNTDFLVVGENPGTTKRADADANDVAELDGEAFEERLTSGD; from the coding sequence ATGGCCGACGCGGACAATCCGTATCTCGAGGACCCGCCGACCGACTTCGAACCCACCGATGACCTCTCCGAAGATCGGGCCAGCGAGCAGGCTGCACTGCTCCGCGAGGCGATTCGTGAACACGATCGACGATACTACGTCGAGCACGACCCTGTGATCGCGGATCGGACCTACGACGCGCTCTTCGATCGCCTCGTCGACCTCGAGGAAGCCTTCGACCTCGAGACGGCGGATAGCCCGACGAACCGCGTCGGCGGCGAACCCGTCGACGAGTTCCCGACGGTCGAGCACGTCGCGCCGATGCTCTCGATCGATCAGAGCGGCGAGGAATCCGAGGTTCGAGCCTTCGACGATCGGGTCCGGCGCGAAGTCGGCGAGGTCACCTACGTCTGCGAGCCGAAGTTCGACGGCGTGTCCCTGGAGGTCGTCTACCAGGACGGGCACCTCCAGCGGGTCGTCACGCGCGGCGACGGCGTGGAAGGGGACGGCGTGACGAACAACGCCCGGACCGTCCCCTCGATTCCGCAGCGCCTCTCCGGCGACCCGCCGTCCGATCTCACCGTTCGCGGGGAACTCTACATGCCCCGTGACGACTTCCAGGCCTACAACCGGGAACTGGTCGAGCGCGGTGAGGAGCCCTTCGCCAACCCCAGGAACGCGACCGCCGGGACGATCCGCCAGCAAGACCCCTCCGTCGTCGCCGAACGGCCGCTCGCGTTCGTCGCGTTCGGGGTTCTGGACACGTCCGATCCCTGGCCGAGCCGGTGGGCGGAACACACCGCCCTTCCAGAACTGGGGTTGCCAGTGAGCGATCGCGTCGAGCGACACGACTCAATCGACGGGGTCATCGCGTATCGAGACGAACTGGTCGCAACGCGCGACGACCTCGACTTCGAGGTCGACGGCGCGGTCGTCAAGGTGAACGATCGGGAGCAACAGGAGACCCTCGGCACGACGAGTCGGCACCCCCGCTGGGCGTTCGCGTACAAGTTCCCGCCGCGCTCGGAGGAGACGACGGTTCGGGACGTCGTGCTCCAGGTGGGCCGAACGGGCCGAGCGACGCCCGTCGCGCTCATGGATCCCGTCGACGTCGGCGGCGTCACCGTCTCCCGCGCGAGCCTACACAACCCCGAACAGATCGCAGAACTCGGCGTGAGCATCGGCGACCGGGTCCGCGTCGAACGAGCGGGCGACGTGATCCCCCAGGTCGTCGAGGTGCTCGACGGCGCGAACGAGGACGTTCACTTCAAGTACCCGGACGAGTGCCCAGCCTGCGGGACCGAACTCGAACGTGACGGGCCGATCGCGCGCTGTCCAGCCGGACTCGAGTGTCCCGCCCAGCGCCGTCGATCCATCCAGCATTACGCGAGCCGTGGCGCACTCGACATCGAGGGACTCGGTGAGGAGACCGTGGACCTGCTCGTCGACGAAGGACTTGTCGAGACGCCGGCCGACCTCTACGAACTCACCGTGGAGGACCTCGCCGACCTCGAAGGGTTCGGGGAGCGTGCGGCGACCAGGCTCGTCGACGCGATCCAGGACGCCCGCGAGCCGGACCTCTCGGACTTCGTCACTGCGCTCGGCATTCCGGAGGTCGGTGGGACGACCGCACGGACCCTCGCTCGAACCTTCGGGAGTCTCGACGCGCTCCGAAACGCGACGACTGACGAACTGGAGGCCGTCGACGACGTCGGTCCGATCGTCGCAGAACGTATCCGGGACTTCTTCGAGGCGGATGCCAACCAGCGGGTGCTCGACGACCTGCTCGAACACGTTGATCCACAGGCCCCGGACGTGGAGATCGGTGGTGGCCCCTTCGAGGGCGAGACGATCGTCTTCACGGGGTCGCTGCCGTCGATGACCCGCCAGGAAGCGACCGAGCAGGTCGAACGCCAGGGCGGTAACGTCACGTCGAGCGTCTCCTCGAACACTGACTTCCTGGTCGTCGGGGAGAACCCCGGGACGACGAAACGAGCGGACGCGGACGCGAACGACGTGGCAGAACTCGACGGCGAGGCCTTCGAAGAACGGCTCACGAGCGGTGACTGA
- a CDS encoding excinuclease ABC subunit C has product MDAAGVRELAADLPRQPGVYQFRATGSREPTADEVAGNGGTGPERVLYVGKAVDLRDRVRSYADPRGQRIANMVAAADDVEIAVTDTETQALLLEANLIKRHQPRYNVRLTDDKSYPLVQFTEHEMPRIEITRDPDEGATVYGPFTDRGELETIVKAIRELYGLRGCSDHKYSGRDRPCLDYEIGLCTAPCTGEISPEAYGEDVLAARRFFEGETGALADPLRQRMGAAAQERAFERAASLRDRLETVEGFHGAGEDVVSHAGQQSGDHGVRTHVLGAAVEGREPTVAVLESEGGKLVDRHRPPLAVPESARDDPASLLAAFVPQYYADRRLPDVLLLPEDPADAEVRAWLEDRDVDVRVPGAGREARLVDLALKNARRAGPGRDPCVALADALGIDSANRVEGFDVSHAGGKATVGSNVLAVDGAEHTDGYRRKKLPEGNDDPGSMYELLRWRAERAVAGRDDRPDPDLLLIDGGDDQLDAATRAIGEAGWDVPLVAIAKGERGDRDADGDRILGADGPIDVPDEAMRLCQRVRDEAHRFAVQYHQTVRDDVTTALDAIDGVGPTTREALLGRFGSIESVRDASESELLDVEGVGPTTASTLQERL; this is encoded by the coding sequence ATGGACGCTGCCGGGGTCCGCGAACTCGCTGCCGACCTGCCCCGACAGCCCGGCGTCTACCAGTTCCGTGCGACCGGCTCTCGCGAGCCCACAGCCGATGAAGTGGCTGGAAACGGCGGCACCGGACCCGAGCGAGTCCTCTACGTCGGCAAGGCCGTCGACCTGCGCGATCGAGTCCGGTCATACGCCGACCCGCGTGGCCAGCGCATCGCGAACATGGTCGCGGCGGCCGACGACGTCGAGATTGCGGTCACGGACACGGAGACGCAGGCACTCCTGCTCGAGGCGAACCTGATCAAGCGCCACCAGCCGCGGTACAACGTTCGCCTGACGGACGACAAGTCCTACCCGCTGGTGCAGTTCACGGAGCACGAGATGCCGCGGATCGAGATCACTCGCGATCCCGACGAGGGAGCGACGGTGTACGGTCCGTTCACCGACCGGGGCGAACTCGAGACGATCGTCAAGGCGATCCGCGAACTCTACGGGCTGCGCGGCTGCTCGGATCACAAGTACAGCGGACGGGATCGCCCCTGTCTCGACTACGAGATCGGATTGTGTACGGCTCCGTGCACGGGCGAGATATCCCCCGAGGCCTACGGGGAAGACGTCCTTGCGGCGAGACGGTTCTTCGAAGGCGAGACCGGCGCGCTCGCCGACCCGCTCCGCCAGCGAATGGGTGCGGCGGCACAGGAACGAGCCTTCGAGCGCGCCGCCTCGCTCCGCGATCGGCTCGAAACCGTCGAAGGATTCCACGGCGCGGGCGAGGACGTCGTGTCCCACGCCGGCCAGCAATCCGGCGATCACGGCGTCCGGACTCACGTCCTCGGCGCTGCAGTCGAGGGACGGGAACCGACCGTCGCCGTTCTCGAGAGCGAAGGCGGCAAACTCGTCGATAGACACCGGCCACCGCTCGCCGTGCCGGAATCCGCACGTGATGATCCCGCGTCGCTGCTGGCCGCGTTCGTGCCACAGTACTACGCCGATCGGCGGCTTCCGGACGTGCTCTTGCTCCCGGAGGATCCCGCCGACGCCGAGGTCAGGGCGTGGCTCGAAGACAGAGACGTCGACGTCCGGGTCCCCGGGGCTGGACGCGAGGCGCGCCTCGTCGACCTCGCCCTGAAGAACGCCCGTCGGGCAGGCCCGGGACGGGACCCGTGCGTCGCGCTGGCCGACGCGCTCGGGATCGATTCCGCGAACCGCGTCGAGGGGTTCGACGTGAGCCACGCCGGCGGCAAGGCGACCGTCGGGAGCAACGTCCTGGCCGTCGACGGCGCGGAGCACACGGACGGCTACCGCCGCAAGAAACTCCCCGAAGGCAACGACGATCCCGGAAGCATGTACGAACTGTTGCGGTGGCGTGCAGAGCGCGCCGTCGCGGGGCGAGACGACCGACCCGATCCGGACCTGCTGCTGATCGACGGCGGCGACGATCAACTCGACGCAGCGACGCGAGCGATCGGGGAGGCGGGCTGGGACGTTCCCCTCGTCGCAATCGCCAAGGGAGAACGCGGCGACCGCGACGCCGACGGCGACCGCATCCTCGGAGCCGACGGTCCGATCGACGTGCCCGACGAAGCGATGCGCCTCTGCCAGCGCGTCCGCGACGAGGCCCACAGATTCGCGGTGCAGTACCACCAGACCGTCCGCGACGACGTTACGACGGCACTGGACGCCATCGACGGCGTCGGCCCGACGACGCGCGAGGCGCTGCTCGGACGATTCGGGAGCATCGAGTCGGTTCGCGACGCCTCCGAATCCGAGTTGCTCGACGTCGAGGGCGTCGGACCGACGACGGCGAGCACCCTCCAGGAACGCCTCTGA
- a CDS encoding pyridoxal-phosphate dependent enzyme codes for MDGSATSAGTDDESLATGQRSLKDRSIEYPLWPPQTGGCPETSDEAVQYPVEVTYEYEAVPDGLFEGPIEHGIDQWQPLLPPLAEGTSLGEGNTPLLAAPDVADWAGAGAGTEVYVKDESRNPTWSQKDRLARLTVSASVGVDAPGIVVSSSGNHGAATAAYGARAGLSVVVFTSPDTPAAVQQFVGAYDTAILQIPDWHARQEAVDRLAATAGYHPVSSRTAVPTGHPWGPEGYKTIAYELFLQLDRRVPGTVFVPTAHAEVLYGVWKGFRELESLGVTAETPRMIACEPAARAPHVAALESEAALPSVAPGDTDAHSIQATQATYHGVTAIDESDGDATGVTDDAIAEAQALLAARGCWQEFSGAAGVAGLREAAADFDGSLDGPIVCLATSSGFKDGETLDAPTVDGSWESIRNALRTEYGLLE; via the coding sequence ATGGACGGGTCAGCCACTTCCGCTGGCACGGACGACGAGTCGCTCGCGACCGGCCAGCGTTCGCTGAAGGATCGATCCATCGAGTACCCGCTGTGGCCACCACAGACGGGCGGCTGTCCCGAGACCAGTGACGAGGCAGTCCAGTATCCCGTCGAGGTCACCTACGAGTACGAGGCCGTGCCCGACGGACTGTTCGAGGGGCCGATCGAGCACGGGATCGACCAGTGGCAGCCACTGCTCCCGCCACTCGCCGAGGGTACGTCGCTTGGGGAAGGGAACACGCCGCTGCTGGCCGCCCCCGACGTCGCGGACTGGGCCGGCGCAGGTGCTGGAACCGAGGTGTACGTCAAGGACGAGAGCCGGAATCCGACGTGGAGCCAGAAGGACCGTCTCGCCAGGCTCACCGTCAGCGCGTCCGTCGGCGTCGACGCGCCCGGAATCGTCGTCTCCTCGTCGGGGAATCACGGCGCTGCGACGGCAGCCTACGGCGCTCGGGCGGGACTGTCGGTCGTCGTCTTCACGTCGCCCGATACGCCTGCCGCGGTCCAGCAGTTCGTCGGTGCCTACGACACGGCGATCCTCCAGATTCCAGACTGGCACGCGCGACAGGAGGCAGTCGATCGGCTCGCAGCGACGGCCGGATACCACCCGGTGAGTAGCCGCACAGCGGTACCGACGGGCCACCCCTGGGGGCCGGAAGGGTACAAGACGATCGCCTACGAGTTGTTTCTCCAGCTCGATCGTCGAGTCCCGGGGACGGTCTTCGTTCCGACGGCCCACGCCGAGGTGCTCTACGGCGTCTGGAAGGGGTTCCGGGAACTCGAATCACTCGGCGTCACCGCCGAGACGCCACGAATGATAGCGTGCGAACCCGCCGCTCGTGCGCCGCACGTCGCAGCGCTCGAGTCGGAAGCCGCGCTCCCGAGCGTCGCGCCAGGCGACACCGACGCCCACTCGATCCAGGCGACACAGGCGACCTACCACGGCGTCACTGCAATCGATGAGAGCGACGGCGACGCGACCGGCGTGACCGACGACGCGATCGCTGAAGCACAGGCGCTACTCGCAGCCCGGGGCTGCTGGCAGGAATTCTCCGGAGCGGCCGGCGTCGCAGGACTCCGCGAGGCCGCCGCCGACTTCGACGGGTCACTCGACGGTCCGATCGTCTGTCTCGCGACCTCGAGTGGGTTCAAGGACGGGGAGACGCTCGATGCCCCGACCGTCGATGGATCGTGGGAATCGATACGGAACGCGCTTCGAACGGAGTACGGGCTGCTGGAGTGA
- a CDS encoding acyl-CoA dehydrogenase family protein has translation MDFRLNQEQRQIRDAVAEFVDEEVVPRASEIDSEDEFPADLVDQIGDLGIMGAPFPEEYGGAGLDYHSYAIALEEISRGSGGLGTVVAAHVSLAGNMLYEFGDEEQKQEYLVPLAEGGDVGAFALSEPGAGSDVPAMETTATYDEAAGEYVVDGGKLWISNGSVADTVTVFAKTDADAGRNGISSFVVRPDEDDGFHVEGTEDKLGDKGCPTAELRFDDLRIPEDRRLGEEGDGFVQALKTLNGGRITIAARGVGIARAALDAASEYATEREQFDQPIGEFQSIKHKLADMDTKVQAAKLLMHKAADRKIRGESYVKEAAQAKLYASEISREVANEGIQIHGGYGYVKDFPAERFYRDAKLNEIYEGTSEILRNTIGDRVME, from the coding sequence ATGGACTTTCGTTTGAATCAGGAGCAACGCCAGATCCGTGACGCCGTCGCGGAGTTCGTCGACGAGGAAGTCGTTCCGCGAGCGAGCGAGATCGATTCCGAGGACGAGTTCCCGGCCGATCTCGTCGACCAGATCGGCGACCTGGGCATCATGGGCGCGCCGTTCCCCGAGGAGTACGGCGGCGCAGGACTCGACTATCACTCGTATGCGATCGCACTCGAAGAGATCTCTCGGGGAAGTGGCGGCCTCGGAACGGTCGTCGCCGCGCACGTGTCGCTGGCCGGCAACATGCTCTACGAGTTCGGCGACGAGGAACAGAAACAGGAGTACCTCGTCCCGCTCGCGGAAGGGGGCGACGTCGGTGCTTTCGCCCTCTCGGAGCCGGGTGCGGGGAGCGACGTTCCAGCCATGGAGACGACCGCAACGTACGACGAGGCCGCTGGAGAGTACGTCGTCGACGGCGGAAAACTCTGGATCTCGAACGGCTCGGTCGCCGACACCGTGACCGTCTTCGCGAAGACGGACGCCGACGCCGGGCGGAACGGCATCTCGTCGTTCGTCGTCCGTCCCGACGAAGACGACGGGTTCCACGTCGAGGGGACCGAGGACAAACTCGGTGACAAGGGCTGCCCGACAGCTGAACTTCGCTTCGACGACCTCCGGATTCCGGAGGACCGCAGACTCGGCGAGGAAGGCGATGGGTTCGTCCAGGCGCTCAAGACGCTCAACGGGGGCCGGATCACGATCGCCGCGCGTGGGGTCGGCATCGCTCGAGCGGCACTCGACGCAGCGAGCGAGTACGCGACGGAGCGCGAGCAGTTCGACCAGCCGATCGGCGAGTTCCAGTCGATCAAGCACAAACTCGCGGACATGGATACGAAGGTCCAGGCGGCGAAGCTCCTGATGCACAAGGCTGCCGACCGGAAGATCCGGGGCGAGAGCTACGTCAAGGAGGCTGCCCAGGCGAAACTCTACGCGTCCGAGATCTCCCGGGAAGTCGCCAACGAGGGCATTCAGATCCACGGCGGATACGGCTACGTCAAGGACTTTCCCGCCGAGCGGTTCTACCGTGACGCGAAGCTCAACGAGATCTACGAGGGGACCAGCGAGATCCTCCGCAACACGATCGGTGATCGCGTGATGGAGTGA